A single region of the Gephyromycinifex aptenodytis genome encodes:
- a CDS encoding diacylglycerol/lipid kinase family protein, which yields MSRKATLIVNPAAACGQATERIPIVRDTLVSLGWHVSVVSSRDGDDAEQIAANADPDVVLASLSGDGNHARVAAGAIRSGALFAPLPGGRGNDFVRAVGQDQDPATAAARLAVAQERRIDVGLVDGRVFLGVASVGYDSEATTLANQATWLHSGLAYTYGGLRAVAANQPRTFRLTMDGVEHTMRARNLAIGLSGRYGGGLRGCPDALLDDGLLDLVLMEDMPTRDFVATLLRMLADGAHVGRPGVTSTKLRTLRVDCDQPLSVVADGDVVGKLPVDFSIRTSALRLLA from the coding sequence ATGAGCCGCAAAGCCACCCTGATCGTCAACCCGGCCGCCGCCTGCGGGCAGGCCACCGAACGGATCCCCATCGTCCGGGACACATTGGTCTCCCTCGGGTGGCACGTGAGCGTCGTTTCCAGCCGCGATGGGGACGACGCCGAGCAGATCGCCGCAAACGCCGATCCTGACGTGGTTCTCGCTTCGCTGTCAGGAGACGGGAACCATGCCCGGGTGGCGGCGGGGGCGATCCGTAGCGGAGCGCTGTTCGCACCGCTGCCCGGTGGCCGCGGCAATGACTTTGTGCGCGCCGTCGGCCAGGATCAGGACCCGGCTACGGCCGCCGCCCGCCTGGCGGTCGCCCAGGAGCGGCGCATCGATGTCGGGCTCGTGGATGGGCGGGTCTTCCTGGGGGTGGCCTCGGTCGGCTATGACAGCGAAGCCACTACGTTGGCGAACCAGGCGACATGGCTGCATTCCGGGCTGGCTTACACCTACGGGGGACTTCGGGCTGTCGCAGCGAACCAACCCCGCACGTTCCGGCTGACGATGGACGGGGTCGAGCACACTATGCGGGCTCGCAACTTGGCCATCGGGCTCTCGGGCCGCTACGGCGGTGGGTTGCGAGGCTGCCCGGATGCGCTGCTGGACGACGGACTGCTCGACCTGGTCCTCATGGAAGACATGCCAACCCGCGATTTCGTCGCGACGCTGCTGCGAATGCTTGCTGACGGCGCGCACGTGGGTCGCCCAGGCGTGACCTCCACCAAGCTGCGCACCCTGCGTGTCGATTGCGACCAGCCACTGTCGGTGGTTGCCGACGGAGACGTCGTTGGGAAGCTTCCCGTCGACTTCTCCATCCGAACATCGGCCCTCCGACTGCTCGCGTAG
- a CDS encoding alpha/beta hydrolase, whose amino-acid sequence MPEHTPLSWPHRSSSPTSERAAAVRYRTAGLVVGAATALILSVGLTEPASAAIAPPPKPRPNTIPVKPPAQPARVMWPTSGAPAPAVPRIRWQRCEEASQRKLGLTCATVKVPLDYAAPGKASILLNVVRHKATAKKSKGVLFVNPGGPGTSTIEHMEQFLTTLGRPVTSTFDVIGMDPRGVGVDSLAGCWSRTEAPDGVSSFPVTTSEAKKQIARDSFERKACAATGRPIIDHMSTGNVARDMDLIRQAVGDRALSYYGVSYGTVLGATYAAMFPTKVRGIILDGVVDPVDWTTGRGRQSSRIPVSTRTGSGAASDESLRAVFAACKAAGKTRCPHGATIASEWDRLLKALSSGPVTVGDETYTKADTIGAAMANLYSTEEIPSMLDWIHDEYLTVVAKSSPPVSAPRASGAPKLALRRRTPGPLVSPVVAQPDSSRWFDTFKQAGVMCSDSKNPADAMTWHRYATASAKNSWFTPLWTWQSSLCAGWPGSRRDAYVGPFNVRPAHPLLVVGNTHDPATPYANARRVAALSPGARLLTVDTFGHTAADQSPCATKAMQRYLLTGALPPEGLVCKAGKPLF is encoded by the coding sequence ATGCCTGAACACACCCCCCTGTCCTGGCCCCATCGGTCCTCGTCCCCGACTTCCGAACGTGCTGCTGCGGTGCGGTACCGCACCGCAGGGTTGGTGGTCGGCGCAGCCACCGCGCTCATCCTGAGTGTGGGCCTCACCGAGCCGGCCAGCGCCGCAATCGCCCCGCCGCCGAAACCACGGCCCAACACCATCCCGGTAAAACCCCCGGCCCAGCCTGCCCGCGTAATGTGGCCGACCAGTGGCGCCCCGGCGCCTGCCGTGCCGAGGATCAGATGGCAGCGGTGTGAGGAGGCAAGCCAGCGCAAACTCGGCCTGACCTGCGCCACTGTCAAGGTCCCACTGGACTACGCCGCCCCCGGCAAGGCGAGCATCCTGCTCAACGTGGTGCGGCATAAAGCTACGGCGAAGAAAAGCAAAGGCGTGCTCTTCGTCAATCCAGGTGGTCCGGGTACCTCGACCATCGAGCACATGGAGCAGTTCCTGACAACCCTCGGGCGGCCCGTCACCTCGACCTTCGACGTCATCGGTATGGACCCACGCGGGGTCGGCGTCGACAGTCTGGCCGGATGTTGGAGTCGTACAGAAGCACCCGACGGGGTCAGCTCCTTCCCGGTCACGACGTCGGAGGCGAAGAAGCAGATCGCCCGCGACTCCTTCGAGCGCAAGGCCTGCGCAGCCACCGGCCGCCCAATCATCGACCACATGAGCACCGGCAACGTGGCCCGAGACATGGACCTGATTCGGCAAGCCGTCGGCGACCGCGCCTTGTCGTACTACGGCGTTTCCTACGGAACGGTCCTGGGCGCAACCTATGCGGCGATGTTCCCAACCAAGGTGCGCGGCATCATCCTGGACGGGGTCGTCGACCCCGTCGACTGGACTACCGGGCGCGGCAGACAGAGCTCCCGGATCCCGGTCAGCACGCGAACCGGCTCGGGGGCCGCCTCCGACGAGAGCCTGCGCGCTGTCTTCGCTGCCTGTAAAGCGGCAGGCAAGACCAGGTGCCCGCACGGCGCCACGATCGCCAGCGAGTGGGATCGACTTCTCAAGGCATTGTCCAGCGGGCCGGTGACCGTCGGCGACGAGACCTACACCAAGGCCGACACCATCGGCGCCGCGATGGCGAACCTGTACTCCACCGAGGAGATCCCCTCCATGCTGGACTGGATCCACGACGAGTACCTGACCGTCGTCGCGAAGTCATCCCCTCCGGTCAGCGCACCCCGAGCGAGCGGCGCACCCAAGCTGGCCCTTCGTCGCCGCACACCCGGCCCGCTGGTTTCCCCCGTCGTAGCGCAGCCGGACAGTTCACGGTGGTTCGACACCTTCAAGCAGGCGGGGGTCATGTGCTCGGACTCTAAGAACCCGGCCGATGCGATGACCTGGCACCGCTACGCGACGGCCTCTGCAAAGAACTCATGGTTCACACCGCTGTGGACCTGGCAGTCTTCTCTGTGCGCGGGTTGGCCCGGGTCGCGTCGAGACGCCTACGTCGGACCGTTCAACGTGCGCCCAGCCCATCCGCTGCTCGTGGTGGGGAACACGCACGACCCGGCTACGCCGTACGCCAACGCCCGACGAGTGGCAGCACTCTCCCCGGGCGCCAGGCTTTTGACGGTGGATACGTTCGGACACACCGCTGCCGACCAGAGCCCCTGCGCCACCAAAGCCATGCAGCGCTATCTGCTCACTGGCGCACTGCCGCCCGAAGGGCTGGTCTGCAAGGCAGGCAAGCCCTTGTTCTGA
- a CDS encoding cytochrome c oxidase subunit 4, with the protein MRAAGAIFSSAFFFFTPLGLIYGWLTAWREPVGPVAFVLLGLMGLMVGLYLRATAKRLDTDPADNPRGNISDMAGEYGFFSPHSWWPLPLAIGALLLFLGLAVGWWVFLIGVMVGAVSLVGWTFEYFRGDIGF; encoded by the coding sequence ATGAGGGCTGCCGGTGCGATCTTCAGCAGCGCATTCTTCTTCTTCACCCCGCTGGGCTTGATTTACGGCTGGCTCACTGCGTGGCGTGAGCCGGTAGGCCCGGTCGCGTTCGTGCTGCTCGGCTTGATGGGCCTGATGGTCGGTCTCTACTTGCGGGCCACCGCTAAGCGACTTGACACGGACCCTGCTGATAACCCGCGCGGCAACATCAGCGACATGGCTGGCGAGTACGGGTTCTTCAGCCCGCACAGCTGGTGGCCGCTGCCGTTGGCGATCGGCGCGCTGCTGCTGTTCCTCGGCTTGGCGGTCGGCTGGTGGGTGTTCCTCATCGGTGTGATGGTCGGCGCTGTGTCGCTCGTGGGTTGGACCTTCGAGTACTTCCGAGGCGACATCGGCTTCTAA
- a CDS encoding L,D-transpeptidase: protein MAAIISGAGTARSRSAASVVALAGVIALTGCQAGMPLAGGDASSSTTPPPPPPAKVSFSIADGQESVRPDEVPTVSVADGDLVSVRLLDPKGNVVPGTIGTDGTWTVPSSTRLAPNTPYTLAATARGASGEIERASVSFTTLKPKVDATYWVIPDGPTVGVGMPVMVTFDSGVASPQMRADVERRMKITTVPAQKGSWGWVDDRQLMWRPASYWKPGTKITVNAPLTGVQTGESKWITKDKGATFTIANRARISTVDLAQHVMTVREDGKIVGTYPISAGRPVGDWETRSGTKIITEKQSTYLMDAATLGLEEDDPNYYQTEVRHAMRVTNTGEFLHGAPWSVWAQGRRNVSHGCVNLGPRDAKSNFDASLVGDVVDFKGSKRKMKPSDGVPVWLYTWPEWQARSALAKKPVTPDKGTAAPTARGTVVGPPGSLPPASVTSTPSASASTTG, encoded by the coding sequence GTGGCAGCGATCATCTCGGGGGCAGGCACGGCCAGGAGCCGCAGTGCCGCGAGTGTGGTGGCGCTGGCCGGGGTCATCGCGTTGACCGGGTGTCAAGCGGGTATGCCCCTTGCGGGGGGCGACGCGAGTTCGAGCACGACACCTCCGCCTCCGCCGCCGGCCAAGGTGTCGTTCTCCATCGCTGACGGGCAAGAGAGCGTGCGCCCCGACGAGGTGCCGACAGTTAGCGTGGCCGACGGCGATCTGGTCTCGGTTCGCCTCCTCGACCCCAAGGGGAACGTGGTTCCGGGCACCATCGGAACGGACGGCACCTGGACCGTGCCGTCTTCGACCCGCTTAGCGCCGAACACGCCGTACACACTGGCGGCAACAGCCCGTGGTGCGAGCGGCGAGATCGAACGGGCCTCGGTCTCCTTCACGACGCTCAAACCGAAGGTCGATGCCACCTATTGGGTCATCCCGGACGGACCGACGGTAGGCGTCGGGATGCCGGTGATGGTGACCTTCGACAGCGGTGTCGCCTCCCCCCAGATGCGCGCCGATGTCGAGCGCCGGATGAAGATCACTACCGTCCCTGCGCAGAAGGGCTCCTGGGGATGGGTGGATGATCGTCAGCTCATGTGGCGGCCTGCCTCGTACTGGAAGCCGGGAACCAAGATCACGGTGAATGCGCCGCTGACGGGTGTGCAGACGGGTGAGAGCAAGTGGATTACTAAGGACAAAGGCGCCACGTTCACCATCGCCAATCGGGCCCGGATCAGTACCGTCGACCTGGCGCAGCATGTGATGACGGTACGTGAGGACGGCAAAATCGTCGGGACGTATCCCATCAGTGCCGGGCGCCCGGTCGGGGATTGGGAGACCCGCTCGGGGACGAAAATCATCACCGAGAAGCAGTCCACGTACTTGATGGATGCCGCGACGCTGGGACTGGAAGAGGACGACCCGAACTACTACCAGACTGAGGTTCGGCACGCGATGCGCGTAACGAACACGGGGGAGTTCCTGCACGGCGCCCCGTGGTCGGTGTGGGCGCAGGGGCGACGCAACGTGAGCCATGGGTGCGTGAACCTTGGACCCCGAGACGCGAAGTCGAACTTCGACGCTTCGCTTGTGGGTGACGTCGTCGACTTCAAGGGTTCCAAGCGCAAGATGAAGCCCTCGGACGGCGTTCCAGTGTGGCTGTACACCTGGCCGGAGTGGCAAGCTCGCAGCGCCTTGGCGAAGAAGCCGGTAACCCCGGACAAGGGCACCGCCGCCCCGACAGCACGGGGTACCGTCGTCGGCCCGCCGGGGTCGCTGCCGCCGGCGTCGGTAACCAGCACCCCGTCCGCATCGGCGAGCACCACCGGTTGA
- a CDS encoding metallopeptidase family protein: MDLTGAEFEALVSDALDAVPAELLDLLENVVFLIEDEPPTGFENVLGLYEGIPRTERDLGWGQVILPDRITIYRGPTLRMCATEKQVADEVAITVVHEIAHHFGIDDERLHALGWG; the protein is encoded by the coding sequence ATGGACCTCACCGGAGCGGAGTTCGAAGCCCTCGTATCGGACGCGCTCGATGCGGTGCCTGCGGAGCTTCTCGACTTGTTGGAGAACGTCGTCTTCCTCATCGAGGATGAACCGCCGACAGGTTTCGAGAACGTGCTCGGCCTCTACGAGGGGATACCGCGCACAGAGCGAGACCTCGGGTGGGGGCAGGTGATCCTGCCAGACCGGATCACCATCTATCGGGGACCGACGCTACGAATGTGCGCCACCGAGAAGCAGGTGGCCGACGAGGTAGCCATCACCGTCGTGCATGAGATCGCTCATCACTTCGGCATCGATGACGAGCGCCTGCACGCGTTGGGTTGGGGCTAA
- a CDS encoding FAD-binding oxidoreductase → MDTLLTTSIPRSVWYGWGDPAQHRPLPPAAWEHLRDRLGAEPLPEPLRHAKIEDVELPDSRLPEAAHAALCEVVGEEHVAVDRASRIEHAGGKAYPDLYRLFHGDAAHAPDAVVLPGNAQEVAALLQVCAQHRVAVVPFGGGTSVVGGVEPLRGQCEAVINIDLRRLDQMLACDPISRVATFQPGMRGPDIERALQAHDLTLGHYPQSHQEATLGGYVATRSAGQASTGYGRPDERLLGARVATPTGEIVLSSRSPASAAGPRLLDVVAGSEGTLGIITEATLSVSPMPTNKRHAAWLFGSFAAGSAALRAMVQDLDRGTIADVCRLSDVEETQINLSLAGRGGQALLRYARLRGLDSPCVLILVFEGRDEALLKSREKACAKVIKAAGGVHAPAQIAKGWEKGRFSGPYLRDALMTHRVLADTLETATTWTNIASLHQRVSDAIRTALQSEGDRAAVMCHISHVYGAGASLYFTFSAPEGSDALARWQAVKDAAGKAIIDGGGTITHHHAVGADLRPWLSAEIGEGGARMLRALKDEFDPTGILNPGKTIPSATPDTP, encoded by the coding sequence ATGGACACTCTCCTCACTACCTCCATTCCTCGGTCGGTCTGGTACGGATGGGGGGACCCCGCCCAACACCGGCCGCTACCACCGGCGGCCTGGGAACATCTCCGGGATCGCCTCGGCGCCGAGCCGCTACCAGAGCCACTTCGTCACGCAAAGATCGAGGACGTCGAGCTACCTGACTCCCGGCTGCCCGAGGCTGCCCACGCTGCGCTCTGCGAGGTGGTGGGCGAAGAACACGTCGCCGTAGATCGAGCTAGCCGTATCGAACATGCCGGCGGCAAGGCCTATCCGGATCTGTACCGGCTGTTCCACGGCGATGCCGCTCACGCCCCGGACGCGGTTGTCCTACCTGGGAATGCGCAGGAAGTCGCCGCGCTCCTGCAGGTGTGCGCGCAGCATCGGGTCGCCGTGGTCCCGTTCGGGGGCGGCACCAGTGTGGTGGGGGGCGTGGAGCCGCTGCGCGGCCAGTGCGAGGCCGTCATCAACATTGATCTTCGCCGTCTGGACCAGATGCTGGCCTGCGACCCGATCTCACGGGTGGCGACGTTCCAGCCGGGGATGCGCGGGCCAGACATCGAGCGCGCCCTCCAAGCACACGACCTGACCCTGGGGCACTACCCGCAAAGCCACCAGGAGGCCACGCTCGGGGGGTACGTCGCCACCCGCTCGGCCGGACAGGCCTCGACCGGGTACGGACGCCCCGACGAGCGACTGCTGGGCGCCCGGGTAGCCACCCCGACCGGAGAGATCGTCTTGTCGAGCCGCTCCCCCGCCTCTGCGGCCGGGCCTCGCCTGCTGGACGTCGTCGCCGGCAGCGAAGGCACGTTGGGCATCATCACCGAGGCAACCCTGTCGGTGTCGCCGATGCCGACCAACAAGCGCCACGCAGCGTGGCTGTTCGGTTCTTTCGCGGCGGGCTCCGCGGCCTTGCGCGCAATGGTCCAGGACCTCGATCGGGGCACCATTGCTGATGTCTGCCGACTCTCGGACGTTGAAGAGACGCAGATCAACCTGTCGCTGGCCGGTCGTGGTGGGCAGGCTCTGCTGCGATACGCCCGGTTGCGCGGCCTGGACTCCCCGTGCGTACTCATCCTCGTCTTCGAGGGCCGTGACGAAGCGTTGTTGAAGAGCCGCGAGAAGGCGTGCGCGAAGGTCATCAAGGCAGCCGGTGGTGTGCACGCACCCGCTCAGATCGCCAAGGGGTGGGAGAAGGGCCGGTTCAGCGGACCGTATCTGCGTGACGCTCTCATGACCCATCGCGTCCTGGCTGACACGTTGGAGACCGCCACCACGTGGACCAACATCGCCTCGCTGCATCAGCGCGTCAGTGACGCGATTCGTACAGCGTTGCAGAGTGAGGGCGACCGCGCGGCCGTCATGTGCCACATCAGCCACGTCTACGGGGCCGGAGCGTCGTTGTACTTCACGTTCTCAGCGCCCGAGGGCAGCGACGCACTCGCTCGCTGGCAGGCAGTCAAGGACGCCGCAGGCAAGGCAATCATCGATGGCGGCGGCACGATCACTCACCACCATGCGGTCGGGGCGGATCTTCGGCCCTGGCTCAGTGCAGAGATCGGTGAGGGTGGGGCGCGCATGTTGCGCGCTCTGAAGGACGAGTTCGACCCCACCGGGATCCTCAACCCCGGCAAGACGATCCCGTCAGCGACCCCAGATACGCCATGA
- the ctaD gene encoding aa3-type cytochrome oxidase subunit I, whose translation MATVVSRAQSGTPDQGAVRTRAPKGSQVVKVLTTTDHKVIGNLYFVTTMFFFAVGGLLALIIRAELFAPGLQVLQNLEQFNAMFTMHGSIMLLLFATPLFAGFANALLPLQIGAPDVAFPRLNMFAYWLYLFGGLMALAGFLVPGGAASFGWFAYAPLSNATFSPSLGGDLWVLGFGLTGFGTIMGAVNFITTIVCMRAPGMTMFRMPVFTWTVLVTSILVLMAFPVLTAAFMGLVGDRKFGMHIYDPTNSGPILYQHLFWFFGHPEVYIIALPFFGIVSEIFPVFSRKPVFGYKGIVFATIAIAALSVTVWAHHMYVTGQVLLPFFSIMTMLIAVPTGVKFFNWIGTMWGGSLTFETPMLWALGFLVTFLFGGLTGVVLASPALDFHLSDTYFVVAHFHYTVFGTVVFAMFAGYYFWWPKLTGRMLNERLGKIHFWLLFIGFHTTFLIQHLLGMWNMPRRYGDYLVEDNVQLFNQISTFGSLLLAVSMIPFFWNVWITMRKAPLVTVDDPWGYGASLEWATSCPPPRHNFDSIPRIRSERPVFDLNHPEVAAYDSPTPDKGVLDDLLGEPDINGEAMGEQNAPAGDERR comes from the coding sequence GGCTACTGTCGTCTCGCGTGCCCAAAGCGGCACGCCCGACCAGGGAGCCGTGCGGACTCGTGCCCCAAAGGGCAGCCAGGTCGTCAAGGTTCTCACCACGACCGATCACAAGGTGATCGGAAACCTGTACTTCGTCACGACGATGTTCTTCTTCGCCGTCGGCGGCCTTCTCGCGCTCATCATTCGCGCTGAGCTCTTCGCCCCGGGCCTGCAGGTGCTGCAGAACCTTGAGCAGTTCAACGCGATGTTCACGATGCACGGCTCGATCATGCTGTTGCTCTTCGCGACGCCTCTGTTCGCCGGCTTCGCCAACGCTCTGCTGCCGTTGCAGATCGGCGCTCCGGACGTGGCATTCCCGCGCCTGAACATGTTCGCTTACTGGCTCTACCTGTTCGGCGGGCTGATGGCCCTCGCCGGCTTCCTCGTGCCCGGTGGTGCCGCTTCCTTCGGTTGGTTCGCCTACGCGCCGCTGTCGAACGCCACCTTCTCACCCAGCCTGGGTGGCGACCTGTGGGTCCTCGGCTTCGGCCTGACCGGCTTCGGCACCATCATGGGTGCCGTCAACTTCATCACCACGATCGTGTGTATGCGTGCGCCGGGCATGACCATGTTCCGGATGCCCGTCTTCACCTGGACGGTCCTGGTCACCTCGATCCTGGTCCTGATGGCCTTCCCGGTCCTGACCGCCGCCTTCATGGGGCTGGTTGGTGACCGTAAGTTCGGGATGCACATCTACGACCCGACCAACAGTGGGCCGATCCTGTACCAGCACCTGTTCTGGTTCTTCGGACACCCAGAGGTGTACATCATCGCGTTGCCGTTCTTCGGCATCGTGAGTGAGATCTTCCCGGTCTTCTCCCGCAAGCCGGTCTTCGGCTACAAGGGCATCGTCTTCGCCACCATCGCCATCGCGGCGCTGTCGGTGACGGTGTGGGCCCACCACATGTACGTGACCGGCCAGGTCCTCCTGCCGTTCTTCTCGATCATGACGATGCTCATCGCGGTTCCGACCGGTGTGAAGTTCTTCAACTGGATCGGCACGATGTGGGGCGGTTCACTGACCTTCGAGACTCCGATGTTGTGGGCGCTGGGCTTCCTGGTGACCTTCCTCTTCGGTGGTCTGACGGGCGTCGTCCTGGCCAGCCCCGCGCTGGACTTCCACCTCTCCGACACCTACTTCGTGGTGGCGCACTTCCACTACACCGTGTTCGGTACGGTCGTCTTCGCGATGTTCGCCGGTTACTACTTCTGGTGGCCGAAGCTGACCGGGCGCATGCTCAACGAGCGCCTCGGCAAGATCCACTTCTGGCTGCTGTTCATCGGCTTCCACACCACGTTCCTCATCCAGCACCTGCTGGGTATGTGGAACATGCCCCGTCGCTACGGTGACTACCTGGTGGAGGACAACGTTCAGTTGTTCAACCAGATCTCCACCTTCGGTTCGCTGCTCTTGGCCGTCTCGATGATCCCGTTCTTCTGGAACGTCTGGATCACCATGCGCAAGGCGCCTCTGGTCACGGTGGATGACCCGTGGGGTTACGGTGCTTCGCTTGAGTGGGCGACCTCCTGCCCGCCGCCGCGGCACAACTTCGACAGCATCCCGCGTATCCGTTCGGAGCGCCCGGTGTTCGACCTGAACCACCCCGAGGTTGCCGCCTACGACAGCCCGACCCCCGACAAGGGCGTCCTGGACGACCTTCTCGGCGAGCCGGACATCAACGGCGAAGCCATGGGCGAGCAGAACGCTCCGGCGGGGGATGAGCGTCGATGA
- a CDS encoding glycerol-3-phosphate dehydrogenase/oxidase, with translation MNASSTPTNPCQHGTDGSNHSAAAATAMTTGGATLNRATRARALERLAGQEYDVIVIGGGVTGAGVALDAASRGLRTALVEKLDLAAGTSRWSSKLCHGGLRYLAKGDIAVAWESVLERGHLMTRIAPHLARPIPYIVPLDVHTSAPMGALAEAGIRAADAMRIAARTSGEVLPRPRRIDAHTTLCLAPGMRTDGLRGAILYYDGWLEDDARLVVALARTAAAHGADIITRCTVLSAGEREAQLRDELTGETLTARGLVINATGVWADQLEPALTVRPSRGSHLVFRSQRLGNPRAVITAPVPGHFGRYVFAIPQPDGLTLVGLTDEAAPGVDGTAPSVPEEDEQFLLSVMSASLQQPLTKEDIVGRFAGLRPLIEEAGQSSTADVSRRHLLLDEPGRPLTIAGGKLTTYRAMAQDAVDAACVRLQRDLPCRTTRLPLIGAAPSAVLQRLEAPERYVRRYGTEAPRVLALQQQYPEMATAVSADCPTTGAELLFGALYEGALSVEDLLERRSRVSFDESAIAPGRALAERALEIAASA, from the coding sequence ATGAACGCCAGCTCCACCCCAACCAACCCCTGCCAACACGGCACTGACGGCTCCAACCACTCCGCGGCGGCAGCCACGGCGATGACAACAGGCGGAGCCACCCTGAACCGCGCAACCCGGGCACGCGCCCTGGAGCGCCTGGCCGGCCAGGAATACGACGTCATCGTCATCGGCGGCGGAGTCACCGGCGCGGGGGTTGCCCTGGACGCGGCCAGCCGCGGACTGCGCACCGCGTTGGTGGAGAAGCTGGATCTGGCCGCGGGTACCTCGCGCTGGAGCAGCAAACTCTGCCATGGCGGGCTTCGCTACCTGGCCAAGGGTGACATCGCCGTGGCCTGGGAGTCCGTGCTGGAACGCGGGCACCTCATGACGCGCATCGCGCCGCACCTGGCCCGCCCGATTCCCTACATCGTTCCTTTAGACGTGCACACGTCGGCGCCGATGGGCGCCCTGGCCGAGGCGGGTATCCGCGCCGCCGACGCGATGCGGATCGCGGCGCGCACCAGCGGCGAGGTGCTGCCGCGCCCGAGACGCATTGATGCCCACACCACGCTGTGTCTGGCGCCGGGAATGCGCACCGATGGCCTGCGCGGCGCGATCCTCTACTACGACGGGTGGCTGGAGGATGACGCCCGCCTCGTCGTGGCGTTGGCGCGCACCGCCGCAGCGCACGGCGCAGACATCATCACCCGCTGCACCGTGCTTTCGGCGGGGGAGCGCGAAGCGCAACTTCGTGACGAACTGACCGGCGAGACCTTGACCGCCCGCGGGCTGGTGATCAACGCGACCGGGGTCTGGGCTGACCAGCTCGAACCGGCACTCACCGTTCGTCCCAGCCGCGGCAGCCACCTCGTTTTCCGCTCGCAGCGGTTGGGTAACCCGCGTGCTGTCATCACCGCGCCGGTGCCGGGGCACTTCGGACGCTACGTGTTCGCCATTCCGCAACCCGATGGCCTGACTCTGGTGGGGCTCACCGACGAGGCAGCCCCCGGCGTCGATGGCACCGCACCCAGCGTGCCCGAAGAAGACGAGCAGTTCTTGCTGAGCGTGATGTCAGCGTCCCTACAGCAGCCGCTGACCAAGGAAGACATCGTCGGCCGGTTCGCAGGACTGCGGCCGCTCATTGAAGAAGCGGGTCAGAGCTCTACTGCTGACGTCTCCCGACGCCACCTTCTGCTCGACGAACCGGGGCGGCCGTTGACGATCGCCGGCGGAAAACTCACCACGTACCGGGCCATGGCCCAGGACGCCGTGGACGCGGCCTGCGTCCGGTTGCAGCGCGACCTGCCCTGCCGGACGACGCGACTGCCACTCATCGGTGCTGCCCCCAGCGCCGTCCTGCAGCGCCTGGAGGCGCCGGAACGCTACGTGCGCCGCTACGGCACCGAGGCCCCGCGTGTGTTGGCTCTGCAACAGCAGTACCCCGAGATGGCAACGGCCGTCTCGGCCGACTGCCCGACTACCGGCGCCGAGCTGCTGTTTGGCGCCCTATACGAGGGCGCGCTCAGCGTGGAGGACCTACTGGAACGTCGCAGCCGGGTGAGCTTCGATGAGTCCGCGATCGCGCCGGGGCGGGCACTCGCCGAGCGAGCGTTGGAGATCGCCGCTTCGGCGTGA